A region of Paractinoplanes abujensis DNA encodes the following proteins:
- a CDS encoding 2-amino-3,7-dideoxy-D-threo-hept-6-ulosonate synthase → MHANGSFARRLRLRRLHRHRSGLLVVPLDHAIGAGPLAYRGTLDGLLARLTDGGADAVVLHKGAVRRVRPDRFREMSLILHLNASTGLAADPDAKYPVATVAEALRLGAEAVSVHVNVGSRTEDRQIAHLAATAEQCDRWGVPLLAMMYLRGPGITDGRDPDLVAHALIVAAELGADLVKTALPDDPAAIARITAACPVPVLAAGGEAGDGDAALARLEAALRAGAGGVAAGRTVFTADDPGAVTGRLSDLVHGGPRVPVGAR, encoded by the coding sequence GTGCACGCCAATGGATCCTTCGCCCGGCGGCTGCGACTGCGCCGGCTTCATCGGCACCGGTCCGGCCTGCTGGTGGTGCCGCTCGACCACGCCATCGGCGCCGGGCCGCTGGCCTACCGGGGCACCCTCGACGGCCTGCTGGCCCGCCTGACCGACGGCGGCGCCGACGCCGTGGTGCTGCACAAGGGGGCCGTGCGCCGGGTGCGGCCCGACCGGTTCCGCGAGATGTCGCTGATCCTGCACCTCAACGCCAGCACCGGCCTGGCCGCCGACCCCGACGCGAAATACCCGGTGGCCACCGTGGCCGAGGCGCTGCGGCTGGGCGCCGAGGCGGTCAGCGTGCACGTCAACGTCGGCTCGCGCACCGAGGACCGGCAGATCGCCCACCTGGCCGCCACCGCCGAGCAGTGCGACCGCTGGGGTGTGCCGCTGCTGGCCATGATGTATCTGCGCGGGCCCGGCATCACCGACGGCCGCGACCCCGACCTCGTCGCGCACGCCCTGATCGTCGCGGCCGAGCTCGGCGCCGACCTGGTCAAGACCGCGCTGCCGGACGACCCGGCGGCCATCGCCCGGATCACCGCGGCCTGCCCGGTGCCGGTGCTGGCGGCGGGCGGCGAGGCCGGCGACGGCGACGCCGCGCTGGCCCGGCTCGAGGCGGCCCTGCGGGCCGGGGCGGGCGGGGTGGCCGCCGGGCGCACCGTCTTCACGGCCGACGACCCGGGCGCGGTCACCGGCCGCCTGTCCGATCTGGTGCACGGCGGGCCCCGCGTACCGGTGGGAGCGCGATGA